In Gemmatimonadaceae bacterium, the following are encoded in one genomic region:
- a CDS encoding SDR family NAD(P)-dependent oxidoreductase, giving the protein MPDTRVALITGANKGIGQQIARELASHGLTVLVGSRRLVDGEVAAEGIGPRAHAIQLDVTDEPSVDAAATRIRSEFGRLDVLVNNAGISHVPRDDAEFPATAQSGLLTLARLDDVRAVFETNVFGIIAVTQAMLPLLRESPAARIVNIASSGGSLTLNSDPANPHRAMFGNYSVSKSASHAVTLAFALALQPSGIKVNAACPGFTATALNNFRGTRSVQEGAREPVRLALIGADGPTGTFSDENGPVPW; this is encoded by the coding sequence ATGCCCGACACGCGGGTCGCCCTGATAACAGGTGCAAACAAGGGAATCGGCCAGCAGATCGCCAGGGAGCTCGCGTCGCACGGGCTCACCGTGCTGGTCGGCTCGCGACGTCTGGTGGACGGGGAGGTCGCGGCGGAAGGCATTGGCCCCCGGGCACATGCGATCCAGCTGGACGTGACCGACGAGCCGTCCGTCGATGCGGCGGCCACGCGCATCCGGAGTGAGTTCGGCCGGCTCGACGTCCTCGTGAACAACGCCGGGATCTCCCATGTCCCCAGGGACGACGCCGAGTTCCCGGCGACGGCCCAGTCCGGGCTGCTGACACTTGCGCGCCTCGACGATGTCCGGGCGGTCTTCGAGACAAACGTCTTCGGCATCATCGCGGTCACACAAGCGATGCTGCCACTGCTGCGCGAGTCGCCGGCAGCCCGCATCGTGAACATTGCAAGCTCGGGTGGATCCCTCACGTTGAATTCCGATCCGGCAAACCCGCACCGCGCGATGTTCGGCAATTACTCGGTGTCGAAATCGGCGTCCCATGCGGTCACCCTCGCCTTCGCGCTGGCGCTGCAACCCAGCGGCATCAAGGTGAATGCAGCCTGCCCGGGCTTCACCGCAACCGCGTTGAATAACTTTCGCGGCACCCGCAGCGTCCAGGAAGGTGCACGCGAACCGGTGCGGCTCGCGCTCATCGGCGCCGATGGCCCAACGGGTACCTTCTCCGACGAGAACGGGCCGGTGCCGTGGTGA
- a CDS encoding helix-turn-helix transcriptional regulator, translated as MPRTVRVDAQRNIDTLLKAAASVFAKAGVDAPVRDIADAAGVGIATMYRHFPQRTDLIVAVFRREVDACAAAASTLAATHTPGDALTRWIFRYMDFIAAKRGLAAALHSGEAAFDSLPAYFKAHLEPALRSLLDSAVAAGAVRDGVDAFDLLQAVASLCTPSRDGSTDHARRMVGLLVDGLRYGAGQVG; from the coding sequence GTGCCACGCACCGTGCGCGTTGACGCACAGCGCAACATCGACACGTTGCTCAAGGCCGCAGCGTCTGTTTTTGCGAAGGCCGGCGTCGATGCGCCGGTACGGGACATCGCCGACGCAGCGGGCGTCGGCATCGCCACGATGTACCGGCATTTCCCGCAGCGCACGGACTTGATCGTCGCGGTCTTTCGACGCGAGGTCGACGCGTGCGCCGCCGCCGCAAGTACGCTGGCGGCGACCCATACGCCCGGAGATGCGCTCACGCGGTGGATCTTTCGCTACATGGACTTCATCGCTGCGAAACGCGGACTGGCTGCGGCGCTGCACTCGGGGGAGGCCGCGTTCGATTCGCTGCCGGCCTACTTCAAGGCGCACCTCGAGCCTGCGCTGCGGTCCCTACTCGACTCGGCGGTCGCTGCGGGAGCGGTGCGGGACGGGGTCGACGCGTTCGACTTGTTGCAGGCGGTCGCCAGCTTGTGCACGCCGTCTCGCGACGGCTCGACTGACCACGCCCGGCGCATGGTCGGACTGCTGGTCGATGGCTTGCGGTACGGTGCGGGCCAAGTGGGCTGA
- a CDS encoding protein kinase, producing the protein MSASFQEHLELALGDEYRVVRELGGGGMSRVFLAVEVALGRNVVIKVLTPELAAGVNRERFRREVQLAAGLQHPMIVPLLTAGEAEGLLWYTMPFVEGESLRERIQRGPMSGREALPILVDIARALGAAHRKNIVHRDIKPGNILLHEQHAVVADFGVAKALTAAVAGSTGLTTSGLAVGTPAYMSPEQAAGDATVDARADIYALGCVAYEMLSGKPPFVDPSAARTLVAQVSQAPVPLPQVAPVKAGMAAVIMRCLEKDPALRWPTADALAEAFELQRFTGEPTPVPPVATTSPSRSATPAPAPAGRPTPPPAASATGRARMIGGGAAVAIAVAVGVALSGSRDGQKTATAFVAPQTVIVADVENQTPDSTLGNLLSESLRAELQESKIATVMTPAATASALERMQRPVSSRIPRALATEIAVREGVSLVVAGRIQKVGNTYLVRAALVSPGDGGEASAIQETAASEDDLIAAIGRLARRTREKLGESATTLTALQPMERVTTTSLDALRKYTEALRLDDAPTREGEARDRDITLLEEAVQLDPTFAMAWRRLGVRLTRFGGGPFSNERYLRGVAALTKAFELRSKLSPVERGLAEAAYFSTVQHDEARADAAYAAILTEQPGNRIALNNLASAALNSGAYERVREYGQRYLAIDSTNIDAWPWVIWGAYGTNRTGEAQATRRAMHDRFTSPAEVIRLADLELQWLRVERDWPGLETLARRELAGTTDTHRADHLLRSLMAALTMRGRLEAAWRMNDSIGAVRLAGRDTMQQRLWRGDAAHQRAFDKAWYADDTVGMGAAIRTYIAAAGIDRWRMQDRPLFNLVVDYMVAGDAKGARERFQAYRAAAAREKGLGDLPPVTSPIFRAVEAQVLLTERRPREALALLLPAAGEASRFPQPQTFYIARAYLDAGQRDSARTWFARLTDTPDPRRAWSETEFRPRALQALCFLAESAEQKTRWCGALAGEWKDADAMLQPIVARARARLTE; encoded by the coding sequence GTGTCCGCATCCTTCCAGGAACACCTCGAACTCGCCCTCGGCGACGAGTATCGCGTGGTACGCGAGCTTGGCGGCGGCGGCATGAGCCGCGTCTTCCTCGCCGTCGAGGTGGCGCTGGGCCGGAACGTGGTGATCAAGGTGCTCACCCCGGAGCTGGCCGCCGGCGTGAACCGCGAGCGGTTCCGTCGCGAGGTGCAGCTGGCGGCCGGCCTGCAGCACCCGATGATCGTGCCGCTGCTCACCGCCGGCGAGGCGGAAGGGCTGCTCTGGTACACGATGCCGTTCGTGGAAGGGGAGTCGCTGCGGGAGCGGATCCAGCGCGGGCCCATGAGTGGCCGCGAGGCCCTGCCCATTTTGGTGGACATCGCCCGGGCGCTCGGGGCCGCACACCGCAAGAACATCGTCCACCGCGACATCAAGCCGGGCAACATCCTGCTGCACGAGCAGCACGCGGTGGTGGCCGACTTCGGCGTGGCCAAGGCGCTCACCGCCGCCGTCGCCGGCAGCACCGGCCTCACCACCTCGGGACTCGCGGTGGGCACCCCGGCGTACATGTCGCCCGAGCAGGCGGCCGGCGACGCCACGGTGGATGCCCGCGCCGACATCTACGCGCTGGGCTGCGTGGCGTACGAGATGCTCAGCGGCAAGCCGCCGTTCGTGGACCCGAGTGCCGCGCGCACGCTGGTGGCGCAGGTCTCGCAGGCGCCGGTGCCGCTGCCGCAGGTGGCGCCGGTGAAGGCCGGCATGGCGGCGGTGATCATGCGCTGCCTCGAGAAGGACCCGGCGCTGCGCTGGCCCACCGCTGATGCGCTGGCCGAGGCCTTCGAGCTGCAGCGCTTCACCGGCGAGCCGACCCCGGTGCCCCCCGTCGCCACCACGTCACCTTCCCGCAGCGCCACGCCGGCACCGGCGCCGGCCGGCCGGCCGACCCCCCCGCCCGCGGCGAGCGCCACCGGCCGCGCCCGCATGATCGGCGGGGGCGCCGCAGTCGCGATCGCCGTCGCCGTCGGCGTGGCACTCTCGGGTTCGCGCGACGGCCAGAAGACGGCCACCGCCTTCGTCGCACCGCAGACGGTGATCGTGGCCGACGTCGAGAACCAGACCCCGGACTCGACCCTCGGCAACCTGCTGTCGGAGTCGCTGCGGGCCGAGCTGCAGGAATCGAAGATCGCCACCGTGATGACCCCCGCCGCCACCGCCTCGGCACTGGAACGCATGCAGCGGCCGGTGTCGTCGCGCATCCCGCGGGCGCTGGCCACCGAGATCGCCGTGCGCGAGGGGGTGTCGCTGGTGGTCGCGGGGCGCATCCAGAAGGTGGGCAACACCTACCTCGTGCGGGCCGCACTCGTGTCGCCGGGCGACGGCGGCGAGGCCTCCGCGATACAGGAGACCGCCGCATCCGAAGATGACCTGATCGCCGCGATCGGCCGCCTGGCGCGGCGCACCCGCGAGAAGCTGGGCGAGTCGGCCACGACGCTCACCGCGCTGCAGCCGATGGAGCGCGTCACCACCACCTCGCTGGATGCGCTGCGCAAGTACACCGAGGCGCTCCGCCTGGACGACGCGCCCACGCGCGAGGGCGAGGCGCGCGACCGCGACATCACCCTCCTCGAGGAGGCGGTGCAGCTCGATCCCACCTTCGCGATGGCCTGGCGGCGACTCGGCGTGCGGCTCACGCGATTCGGCGGCGGCCCATTCTCGAACGAGCGGTACCTGCGCGGCGTCGCGGCGCTCACGAAGGCGTTCGAACTGCGCAGCAAGCTTTCCCCGGTGGAGCGCGGGCTGGCCGAGGCGGCGTACTTCTCCACCGTGCAGCACGACGAGGCGCGTGCCGATGCCGCCTACGCCGCGATCCTCACGGAGCAGCCCGGCAATCGCATCGCCCTCAACAACCTCGCCTCCGCGGCGCTGAACAGCGGCGCCTACGAGCGGGTGCGCGAGTACGGCCAGCGGTACCTGGCCATCGATTCCACGAACATCGATGCCTGGCCGTGGGTGATCTGGGGCGCCTACGGCACCAACCGCACCGGCGAGGCGCAGGCCACCCGTCGCGCGATGCACGATCGGTTCACGTCGCCCGCCGAGGTGATCCGGCTGGCCGACCTCGAGCTGCAGTGGCTGCGCGTGGAGCGCGACTGGCCCGGCCTCGAGACGCTGGCCCGCCGCGAGCTGGCAGGCACCACCGACACCCACCGCGCCGACCACCTGCTCCGCTCCCTGATGGCGGCGCTCACCATGCGAGGCCGGCTCGAGGCCGCGTGGCGCATGAACGATTCCATCGGCGCCGTGCGGCTGGCCGGCCGCGACACCATGCAGCAGCGCCTCTGGCGCGGCGATGCCGCGCACCAGCGAGCCTTCGACAAGGCCTGGTACGCCGACGACACCGTGGGCATGGGCGCCGCGATCCGCACCTACATCGCGGCTGCCGGCATCGATCGCTGGCGCATGCAGGACCGGCCGCTCTTCAACCTCGTGGTGGACTACATGGTCGCCGGCGACGCGAAGGGCGCGCGGGAGCGGTTCCAGGCGTACCGCGCCGCCGCCGCACGCGAGAAGGGGTTGGGTGACCTGCCGCCGGTGACGTCGCCGATCTTCCGCGCCGTGGAGGCCCAGGTGCTGCTCACCGAACGCCGCCCCCGCGAGGCGCTCGCGCTCCTGCTCCCCGCTGCCGGCGAGGCGAGCCGCTTTCCGCAGCCGCAGACCTTCTACATCGCCCGCGCCTACCTCGATGCCGGACAGCGCGACTCGGCGCGCACCTGGTTCGCGCGCCTCACCGACACGCCCGATCCGCGCCGCGCGTGGAGCGAGACGGAGTTCCGTCCGCGCGCGTTGCAGGCCCTCTGTTTCCTGGCTGAGTCCGCTGAACAGAAGACCCGCTGGTGCGGCGCGCTGGCCGGGGAATGGAAGGACGCCGACGCGATGCTGCAGCCGATCGTCGCGCGCGCCCGGGCTCGTCTCACGGAGTAG
- a CDS encoding PepSY domain-containing protein — protein sequence MALRTVCRVVVLAGALLLAVPEARGQRPATATPPSTLTQAKISKEAAAMTATRAVPGSRLQTIGLGMVAGKLAYTAFVTAAGKPRTMVVVDANTGAVLSRRP from the coding sequence ATGGCGCTTCGGACGGTGTGCCGTGTGGTGGTGCTGGCGGGCGCGTTGTTGCTGGCGGTGCCGGAGGCGCGCGGCCAGCGGCCCGCGACGGCGACGCCCCCGTCCACGCTGACGCAGGCGAAGATCAGCAAGGAAGCCGCGGCCATGACGGCGACGCGGGCGGTGCCGGGGAGCCGGCTGCAGACGATCGGGCTCGGGATGGTGGCCGGGAAGCTGGCCTACACGGCGTTCGTGACGGCGGCGGGGAAGCCGCGGACGATGGTGGTGGTGGACGCGAACACGGGGGCGGTGCTGAGCCGGCGTCCGTGA
- a CDS encoding PepSY domain-containing protein yields the protein MKGRRPSATLRLAAAAVAFAVYGSGAAAQARATPLQNMAQEARVSRDAARMTALSKVPGGRMSSIELRRGVGGKLVYTALITEPGKTNKTEVVIDAMTGAMISKRP from the coding sequence ATGAAGGGCCGCCGACCGAGTGCGACGTTGCGCCTCGCTGCTGCTGCAGTTGCCTTTGCCGTGTACGGGAGCGGCGCCGCTGCGCAGGCGCGTGCCACGCCGTTGCAGAACATGGCGCAGGAGGCGCGCGTGTCGCGGGATGCGGCGCGGATGACGGCGTTGAGCAAGGTGCCCGGCGGGCGCATGAGCTCCATCGAGTTGCGGCGCGGCGTGGGCGGGAAGCTGGTGTACACGGCGCTGATCACGGAGCCCGGGAAGACGAACAAGACGGAAGTCGTGATCGATGCGATGACCGGCGCGATGATCAGCAAGCGGCCGTAG
- a CDS encoding cation:proton antiporter: MPKDLTYILLLFALFVVPRALQRFRLPSAITSFLLGAAASASGILTQDPTLSLLATFGIVAMFLTAGLEVNGADLREGARVIAQHVAVRLLVILGSGVVIAMSMQFSYRIGALIALALFTPSTGFILDSLDSLGLQPRERFWIKSKAIATELLALGVLFIALQSTSRERLGVATAALLALVLVLPLLFRFFAARIAPYAPKSEFAFLLMLAVVSAYITRALGVYYLVGAFMVGIAAQAFRTRLPAMSSERTLHAVEAFASVFAPFYFFNAGLHLHAEDFTAKAIWFGLGAVVVCVPARIAMVVVHRRHAMGESWQSGLPIAIALAPTLVFSLVIAEILRDQFAVPDFVFGALIVYTVVNTILPGFLLGRGVPELDVLSEVGTPVASHGYAPLDPPVT, from the coding sequence GTGCCGAAAGATCTCACGTACATCCTGCTGCTCTTCGCGCTGTTCGTCGTGCCTCGAGCGCTGCAGCGCTTCCGCCTGCCCAGCGCAATCACGAGCTTTCTGCTGGGTGCAGCGGCGTCTGCCAGCGGGATCCTGACGCAGGACCCGACGCTGAGTCTGCTTGCCACATTCGGCATCGTCGCGATGTTCCTCACCGCCGGGCTGGAGGTGAACGGCGCTGACCTGCGGGAGGGAGCGAGGGTCATCGCGCAGCATGTTGCGGTGCGTTTGCTCGTGATCCTCGGGTCGGGTGTGGTGATCGCCATGAGCATGCAGTTCTCCTACCGAATCGGCGCGCTCATCGCGCTGGCCCTCTTCACGCCGTCAACGGGATTCATCCTTGATTCGCTCGACTCCCTCGGTCTGCAGCCGCGGGAGCGATTCTGGATCAAGTCGAAGGCGATCGCCACCGAGCTGCTCGCGCTTGGTGTGCTGTTCATTGCCCTGCAGTCCACGTCGCGAGAGCGACTCGGCGTCGCGACTGCTGCGCTGCTCGCCCTTGTCCTCGTGCTGCCACTGCTGTTCCGGTTCTTTGCGGCACGGATCGCACCGTACGCACCGAAGTCGGAGTTCGCCTTCCTGCTGATGCTGGCGGTGGTCAGCGCCTACATCACGCGTGCTCTCGGCGTGTACTACCTCGTGGGCGCATTCATGGTCGGCATCGCGGCTCAGGCGTTTCGCACGCGCCTGCCAGCCATGTCGTCCGAGCGGACGCTGCACGCGGTGGAGGCGTTCGCGTCCGTCTTCGCCCCGTTCTACTTCTTCAATGCCGGGCTGCACCTGCATGCCGAGGACTTCACCGCGAAGGCGATCTGGTTCGGTCTCGGTGCCGTGGTGGTGTGCGTCCCGGCCCGCATCGCGATGGTCGTCGTGCATCGGCGCCATGCGATGGGTGAGTCGTGGCAGAGCGGCCTGCCGATCGCAATCGCCCTCGCACCGACGCTCGTCTTCTCGCTGGTCATCGCGGAGATCCTCCGGGATCAGTTCGCGGTCCCCGACTTCGTCTTCGGCGCGCTGATCGTGTACACCGTCGTGAATACCATCCTGCCCGGATTCCTGCTCGGTCGTGGGGTTCCGGAACTGGACGTCCTGAGCGAGGTCGGAACGCCGGTCGCGTCACATGGCTACGCGCCGCTTGATCCTCCAGTGACATGA
- a CDS encoding heavy metal translocating P-type ATPase translates to MTQPATVREPWSAALRIPVAALLFLVAGAVVWARHIESYDAMLANRIWFAGLVLTAAIPVWNTVRDMLRGEFAADVVAILAIVSAAVLYQPFAGLVVVIMLTGGAALERYAEGRAGAAVAALEKAAPRQAHIRAADGTLRDVAAETVQVGDMLLVRPGELVPCDGVVTEGRSHVDASAITGEPLAVPVAVGSQVVSGSANVDGPLTVRATASAGESQYLRIVELVRNAQGSKAPLQRLADKAAVWFTPFTLAVCVITWFITRDTNRVLSVLMVATPCPLILATPIAIIGGINRCARRQVIIRTGGALEALASVNTAVFDKTGTLTRGQPAVERVQALAGFDEPTVLRLAAAVDYGSGHQLARPLVKHAEDVLGVLPLATDVTEVAGRGISGVVDGARVQVGSLAWLRETLPAESGAGLAMLDAQGDGLRAYVSVDGRPAGTISFADSLRDGLPAFFRTLGTLGITRTVMLSGDHTANVAVVATELGITDARGDLLPEHKVSIVQEFQAKGEKVVMIGDGTNDAPALATAEVGIALAGHGGGITAESADVVLLVDEITRVADAISASQSTMRIAKQSIGVGLGLSAIGMVFAALGYFTPTMGALGQEVIDVAVILNALRAARSSS, encoded by the coding sequence TTGACCCAGCCCGCGACCGTGCGCGAACCGTGGTCCGCCGCCCTGCGCATCCCGGTCGCGGCACTGCTCTTCCTGGTGGCCGGTGCGGTGGTGTGGGCCCGGCACATCGAGTCGTACGATGCCATGCTGGCCAACCGGATCTGGTTCGCCGGGCTGGTGCTGACGGCGGCGATCCCCGTCTGGAACACCGTCCGCGACATGCTGCGCGGCGAGTTCGCCGCCGACGTGGTCGCGATCCTCGCGATCGTCTCCGCCGCCGTGTTGTACCAGCCGTTCGCCGGGCTGGTGGTGGTGATCATGCTCACCGGCGGCGCGGCGCTCGAGCGGTACGCCGAGGGACGCGCCGGTGCCGCCGTGGCTGCGCTGGAGAAGGCGGCGCCGCGGCAGGCGCACATCAGGGCCGCGGATGGCACGCTGCGCGACGTGGCCGCCGAGACGGTGCAGGTCGGCGACATGCTGCTGGTGCGGCCGGGTGAACTGGTGCCCTGCGACGGCGTGGTGACGGAAGGACGCAGCCACGTGGATGCCAGCGCCATCACCGGCGAGCCGCTGGCGGTGCCGGTGGCCGTCGGGTCGCAGGTGGTGTCGGGCAGTGCCAACGTCGACGGCCCGCTCACGGTGCGCGCCACGGCGAGCGCCGGCGAGAGCCAGTACCTGCGCATCGTTGAGCTGGTGCGCAATGCGCAGGGCAGCAAGGCACCACTGCAGCGACTGGCCGACAAGGCCGCGGTCTGGTTCACGCCGTTCACGCTGGCCGTGTGTGTGATCACCTGGTTCATCACCCGCGACACCAACCGGGTGCTGTCGGTGCTGATGGTGGCCACGCCCTGTCCGCTCATCCTGGCGACGCCGATCGCTATCATCGGCGGCATCAACCGCTGCGCGCGCCGCCAGGTGATCATCCGCACCGGCGGGGCGCTGGAGGCGCTGGCGTCGGTGAACACCGCGGTGTTCGACAAGACCGGCACGCTCACGCGCGGCCAGCCGGCGGTGGAGCGGGTGCAGGCGCTGGCGGGCTTCGACGAGCCGACGGTGCTGCGGCTGGCGGCGGCGGTGGACTACGGCAGCGGGCACCAGCTCGCGCGGCCGCTGGTGAAGCATGCCGAGGACGTGCTGGGGGTGTTGCCGCTGGCGACGGACGTGACGGAGGTGGCGGGTCGCGGGATCAGCGGGGTGGTGGATGGGGCCCGCGTGCAGGTCGGGTCGCTGGCGTGGCTGCGCGAGACGCTGCCCGCCGAGTCGGGTGCCGGCCTGGCGATGCTGGACGCGCAGGGCGACGGGCTGCGGGCGTACGTCTCGGTGGATGGCCGGCCGGCGGGGACGATCTCCTTCGCGGACTCGCTGCGCGATGGACTGCCCGCGTTCTTCCGGACGCTCGGCACGCTGGGCATCACCCGCACCGTGATGCTGAGCGGCGACCACACGGCCAACGTGGCGGTGGTGGCGACCGAGCTGGGGATCACCGACGCGCGGGGCGACCTGTTGCCCGAGCACAAGGTCAGCATCGTGCAGGAGTTCCAGGCGAAGGGCGAGAAGGTGGTGATGATCGGTGACGGGACGAACGATGCGCCGGCGCTCGCCACGGCCGAGGTCGGCATCGCGCTGGCGGGGCATGGCGGCGGCATCACGGCGGAGTCGGCCGATGTCGTGCTGCTGGTGGACGAGATCACGCGCGTGGCCGATGCCATCAGCGCCAGCCAGTCCACGATGCGGATCGCGAAGCAGAGCATCGGGGTGGGGCTGGGCCTCAGTGCGATCGGGATGGTGTTCGCGGCGCTGGGCTACTTCACGCCGACGATGGGGGCGCTGGGGCAGGAGGTCATCGACGTGGCGGTGATCCTGAACGCGTTGCGGGCGGCTCGGAGCAGCAGCTGA
- a CDS encoding MBL fold metallo-hydrolase — translation MFFRHLYEPSLAQASYFIGCQATGEAVVVDPLRDVDRYIALAEAEGFRISAITETHIHADFCSGARELAARTSAQLFLSGEGGDEWRYRFVASDRAVELMDGDVIGIGNIRLTAMHTPGHTPEHLVFLVTDGANSNRPMGMLTGDFLFVGDVGRPDLLERAAKQVGTMEAGARALYRSLQRVAALPDYLQLWPGHGAGSACGRALGAVPQSSLGYERLVNWALQPQSEDEFVAEVLRDQPDAPAYFGVMKQINRDGPPVLGAVPALPLRSAFEAQEWLDRLGLMIDTRPAHDYARGHVRRTLNIPATKSFSNWFGSLLDYGSAAWLLVQDQAQGERLLRELMMIGYDNVAGVTVVSEDTMPSTATAQVPQRSAASLAGALGRSDVLVLDVRSDSEFRGGHIPGAVNIPLGELPERLRELPADGTIVTQCASGGRSAIAASLLLMAGAAQVENLAGGIEAWRNGGFEVESGPAPSASITDRGAQVLR, via the coding sequence ATGTTCTTCAGGCATCTCTACGAGCCGTCGCTCGCGCAGGCGAGCTACTTCATCGGCTGCCAGGCCACCGGTGAGGCCGTGGTCGTGGATCCGCTCCGCGACGTGGACCGCTACATCGCGCTCGCCGAGGCCGAGGGCTTCCGCATCTCGGCCATCACGGAGACGCACATCCACGCCGACTTCTGCAGCGGTGCGCGCGAACTCGCGGCACGCACCAGCGCGCAGCTCTTCCTCAGCGGCGAGGGCGGCGACGAGTGGCGCTACCGGTTCGTCGCGAGCGATCGCGCCGTGGAACTGATGGATGGGGACGTGATCGGCATCGGCAACATCCGCCTCACCGCGATGCACACCCCCGGTCACACGCCGGAACACCTCGTCTTCCTCGTCACCGACGGCGCCAACAGCAACCGTCCGATGGGAATGCTCACCGGGGACTTCCTCTTCGTGGGCGACGTGGGTCGGCCCGACCTGCTGGAGCGCGCCGCGAAGCAGGTGGGCACGATGGAAGCCGGCGCACGCGCGTTGTACCGCAGCCTGCAGCGAGTGGCGGCGTTGCCGGATTACCTGCAGCTCTGGCCCGGCCACGGTGCCGGCAGCGCCTGCGGCCGCGCACTGGGCGCCGTGCCGCAGTCCAGCCTGGGCTACGAGCGGCTGGTGAACTGGGCCCTCCAGCCGCAGTCCGAGGACGAGTTCGTGGCCGAGGTGCTGCGCGACCAGCCCGATGCACCGGCGTACTTCGGCGTGATGAAGCAGATCAATCGTGACGGCCCGCCGGTGCTCGGCGCCGTGCCTGCCCTGCCGCTGCGCAGTGCGTTCGAGGCGCAGGAGTGGCTCGACCGGCTCGGCCTGATGATCGACACGCGGCCCGCCCACGACTACGCGCGCGGGCATGTGCGGCGCACACTGAACATCCCCGCGACCAAGTCGTTCTCCAACTGGTTCGGCTCCCTCCTCGACTACGGCAGCGCCGCGTGGCTGCTGGTGCAGGACCAGGCCCAGGGCGAGCGATTGCTGCGCGAGCTGATGATGATCGGCTACGACAACGTCGCCGGGGTCACCGTGGTGTCGGAGGACACCATGCCATCGACCGCCACGGCGCAGGTGCCGCAGCGTTCTGCGGCGTCACTGGCGGGTGCGCTCGGACGCAGCGACGTGCTGGTGCTGGATGTGCGCAGCGACAGCGAGTTCCGTGGCGGGCACATTCCGGGCGCGGTCAACATCCCGCTCGGCGAGCTGCCGGAGCGTCTCCGCGAACTGCCGGCCGATGGCACGATCGTGACGCAGTGCGCCAGCGGTGGCCGGTCCGCCATCGCGGCCAGCCTGCTGCTGATGGCGGGGGCCGCACAGGTGGAGAACCTGGCCGGCGGCATCGAGGCGTGGCGCAACGGCGGCTTCGAGGTCGAGTCCGGGCCGGCGCCATCGGCCAGCATCACCGATCGCGGGGCGCAGGTGCTGCGTTGA
- a CDS encoding SDR family oxidoreductase: MKVFVTGATGFVGSAVVSELIEAGHDVLGLARSEGAAEALSVEGVEVHRGDLEDLGTLRRAASLSDAVIHAGFNHDFSKFVENCETDRQAILALGDALSGSARPLIVTAGIPYAPGRVTTEDDTAPAGAGRSPRVSEQTALGLVSRGVHARVVRMPQVHDRHKHGLGSYLIQVAREKGISAYIDEGTNRWPAVHRLDAARAYVRALEHGVIGMSYQAVAEEGFPLREIAESIGRGLSVPAVSLSPDAGAAHFGWLAFPAAMDAPASSTFTRERLGWAPTERGTFIDDLSRSSAFTVDDT; the protein is encoded by the coding sequence ATGAAAGTATTCGTTACTGGCGCGACCGGCTTCGTCGGCTCTGCCGTCGTGAGTGAACTGATCGAGGCGGGACACGACGTCCTGGGACTCGCCAGGTCTGAAGGCGCAGCCGAGGCGCTGAGCGTGGAGGGGGTGGAAGTCCATCGGGGTGACCTCGAAGATCTCGGCACCCTGCGCCGTGCCGCCTCGCTGTCGGATGCTGTGATCCACGCGGGCTTCAATCACGATTTCTCGAAGTTCGTCGAGAACTGTGAAACGGATCGCCAGGCCATTCTCGCGCTCGGCGACGCGTTGTCCGGATCGGCGCGGCCACTCATCGTGACGGCAGGAATTCCCTACGCACCCGGCCGAGTGACGACGGAGGATGACACGGCACCGGCAGGCGCCGGACGAAGCCCGAGAGTGTCGGAGCAGACGGCATTGGGACTGGTGTCACGCGGTGTACACGCGCGCGTCGTGCGGATGCCGCAGGTGCACGACCGGCACAAGCACGGACTCGGCAGTTACCTGATCCAGGTCGCCCGGGAGAAAGGCATCTCGGCCTACATCGATGAGGGAACGAATCGATGGCCGGCGGTGCATCGTCTCGACGCCGCTCGGGCGTACGTGCGCGCGCTCGAGCATGGCGTCATCGGGATGTCCTATCAGGCTGTCGCGGAGGAGGGCTTCCCGCTGCGCGAGATCGCTGAGTCCATTGGTCGCGGACTCAGCGTTCCTGCGGTCTCGTTGTCGCCCGACGCGGGCGCGGCGCACTTCGGATGGCTCGCGTTTCCGGCGGCGATGGATGCTCCAGCTTCGAGCACGTTCACGCGAGAGCGGTTGGGCTGGGCACCTACTGAGCGGGGGACATTCATCGACGACCTGAGTCGCTCGAGTGCATTCACGGTCGACGACACGTGA